One genomic region from Sulfurimonas sp. encodes:
- a CDS encoding 2-oxoglutarate synthase subunit alpha, with product MPREVIGNGNELAAEAAIDAGCMFYGGYPLTPSSEIMHVCSDLLPKKGGVSIQMEDEIAGICAVIGAGMSGVRALTATSGPGISLKAENLGLAQMAEVPLVCINVMRGGPSTGLPTRVSQGDVAQAKNPSHGDYKSITLCAGSLEECYTETVRAFNLADRFMQPVFVLLDETIGHMHGKAIIPTEEEVEAGIVPRKKFDGKPEDYFPYECEHDEPAVLNPMFEGYRYHFTGLHHDKNGFPTEEIETCRKLIQRLEDKVELHKDEIESYEEFEMADAEIMIIAYGSVSLAAKEAIRHLRKDGIKAGLFRPITLWPSPADKMREHASKIKKVLVVELNIGQYRDEVQRATSRLDIDGLFKVNGRPISPYEIVNKVKEL from the coding sequence ATGCCAAGAGAAGTTATAGGAAATGGAAACGAATTAGCTGCTGAAGCTGCTATTGATGCTGGATGTATGTTTTATGGTGGTTATCCATTAACACCATCAAGTGAAATCATGCATGTGTGTTCTGACCTTTTACCAAAAAAGGGTGGTGTTTCAATCCAAATGGAAGATGAAATAGCTGGAATTTGTGCTGTTATTGGTGCTGGCATGAGTGGAGTAAGAGCACTTACTGCAACATCTGGTCCTGGTATCTCACTTAAGGCTGAAAATTTAGGTCTTGCTCAAATGGCAGAAGTACCTTTAGTGTGTATTAATGTTATGCGTGGTGGTCCATCTACTGGTCTTCCAACTCGTGTATCTCAAGGTGATGTTGCTCAGGCAAAAAATCCTTCACATGGTGATTACAAATCAATTACTTTATGTGCTGGTAGTCTAGAAGAGTGCTATACTGAAACCGTAAGAGCATTTAATCTTGCAGATAGATTTATGCAACCTGTATTTGTACTTTTAGATGAAACTATTGGTCATATGCATGGAAAAGCGATTATTCCTACTGAAGAAGAAGTTGAAGCTGGAATAGTACCAAGAAAAAAATTCGATGGGAAGCCTGAAGATTATTTTCCATACGAATGTGAGCATGATGAGCCTGCTGTTCTTAACCCAATGTTTGAAGGTTATAGATATCACTTTACAGGTCTTCATCATGATAAAAATGGTTTCCCAACTGAGGAAATTGAAACATGTAGAAAACTGATTCAAAGACTAGAAGATAAAGTAGAACTTCATAAAGATGAAATTGAGTCTTATGAAGAATTTGAAATGGCTGATGCGGAAATCATGATTATTGCTTATGGTTCAGTTTCTCTAGCTGCAAAAGAAGCAATTCGTCACTTAAGAAAAGATGGTATTAAAGCTGGTTTATTTAGACCGATTACATTATGGCCTTCTCCAGCTGACAAAATGAGAGAGCATGCAAGTAAAATTAAAAAAGTTTTAGTTGTAGAGCTTAATATTGGTCAATATAGAGATGAAGTACAGCGTGCTACATCAAGATTAGACATAGATGGTTTATTTAAAGTTAATGGTAGACCAATATCTCCTTATGAGATTGTAAATAAAGTAAAGGAGTTATAA
- a CDS encoding glutamate--tRNA ligase family protein, with amino-acid sequence MLRFAPSPIGDMHIDNLQVALFNYIVSKQKNENLIVRIENTGKNINVNDKEILEILSLFDIEYTQVIYQSENIRYHSAMALQLMHDKKAFSCFCSNQWLEKKEKEAKENKKAYRYDDACRNLPAELVIDNTNPFTIRINRPDESFESDAIDSFVLMNQEKTPTYNFACAVDDMLSDISIVITTQEHISNTSKQNHVRTSLGYEKKIQYVYIPTILDTFSVKWLLEEGYLPSAISNYLISMGTKTPQEIFNVKEAIEWFTIEDISKSPTHFSIELLKQINKEHLKNLDDTEISRYVGFADADIGKLAKVYLKEARTTKELKSKIEPIFATKNIPQEFMESSKVLSQTIKNAPFFEQYSDFKKYIIENSGLKDENLFEPLRYLLTGARNGPDIADVYKYIKNYIGEIIK; translated from the coding sequence ATGCTACGATTTGCACCAAGTCCAATAGGCGATATGCATATAGACAACCTTCAAGTTGCGTTATTTAACTATATAGTATCAAAACAAAAAAATGAAAATTTAATTGTTCGCATAGAAAATACAGGTAAAAATATCAATGTAAATGATAAAGAAATTCTTGAAATTCTCTCTCTCTTTGATATAGAATATACTCAAGTAATATATCAAAGCGAAAATATTCGTTATCACTCAGCTATGGCACTACAGCTCATGCATGATAAAAAAGCCTTTAGTTGCTTTTGCTCAAATCAATGGCTAGAGAAAAAAGAAAAAGAAGCAAAAGAGAATAAAAAAGCATATAGATATGATGATGCTTGTCGAAATCTACCAGCTGAGCTTGTTATCGATAATACTAATCCTTTCACCATAAGAATAAATAGACCAGATGAGAGTTTTGAGTCAGATGCTATTGATAGTTTTGTCCTTATGAATCAAGAAAAGACACCAACTTATAACTTTGCTTGTGCTGTTGATGACATGCTTAGTGATATTTCTATTGTTATTACAACCCAAGAGCATATAAGTAATACCTCAAAACAAAACCATGTTAGAACTTCTCTTGGCTATGAGAAGAAGATACAGTATGTGTATATCCCTACAATTTTAGATACTTTTAGTGTTAAATGGTTATTAGAAGAAGGTTATCTTCCCTCAGCTATTTCAAATTATTTAATATCAATGGGAACTAAAACTCCTCAAGAGATTTTTAATGTCAAAGAAGCGATAGAATGGTTTACAATTGAGGATATATCTAAATCCCCTACTCACTTTAGTATAGAGCTTTTAAAGCAAATAAACAAAGAACATTTGAAAAATTTAGACGACACTGAGATTTCAAGATATGTTGGATTTGCAGATGCAGATATAGGTAAACTAGCTAAGGTTTACTTAAAAGAAGCAAGAACAACAAAAGAGCTTAAATCAAAGATAGAACCTATTTTCGCTACAAAAAATATTCCACAAGAGTTTATGGAGTCTTCAAAAGTATTATCACAGACTATTAAGAATGCACCATTTTTTGAACAATACAGCGATTTTAAAAAGTATATCATTGAAAATTCTGGCTTAAAAGATGAAAATTTATTTGAGCCTTTACGATATCTACTTACTGGTGCTAGAAATGGTCCAGATATTGCTGATGTATATAAATACATAAAAAATTATATAGGAGAAATTATAAAATGA
- a CDS encoding 2-oxoacid:acceptor oxidoreductase family protein, with protein MSRTLMRFTGVGGQGVLLAGEIFAAAKIKTGGHGLKTATYTSQVRGGPTVVDIQLDDEEIYYPYANEGDIGFMLSVAQVSYNSFKNGVKPGGTIVVDPNLVKPTDEDRKTWKIHEIPIITIAKEEVGNVITQSVVALAIANTMMDALDKKVLIDTMLSKVPAKVHEVNKKAYELGESYAKKAMA; from the coding sequence ATGTCTAGAACTTTAATGAGATTTACAGGTGTTGGTGGACAAGGTGTTCTTCTTGCTGGAGAAATTTTTGCTGCTGCGAAGATTAAAACTGGTGGTCATGGATTGAAAACTGCAACATACACATCACAAGTTCGTGGTGGACCAACTGTTGTTGATATTCAACTTGATGATGAAGAAATTTATTATCCGTATGCAAACGAAGGTGACATTGGTTTCATGCTTTCAGTTGCTCAAGTTAGTTATAACTCTTTTAAAAATGGCGTTAAGCCAGGTGGAACAATCGTGGTTGATCCTAACCTTGTTAAACCAACTGATGAAGATAGAAAAACATGGAAGATTCATGAAATTCCAATTATTACAATCGCAAAAGAAGAGGTTGGTAATGTAATTACTCAATCTGTTGTTGCTCTAGCAATTGCAAATACAATGATGGATGCTCTAGATAAAAAAGTTTTAATTGATACGATGCTTTCTAAAGTACCAGCTAAAGTTCATGAAGTAAACAAAAAAGCTTATGAGCTTGGTGAAAGTTACGCTAAAAAAGCTATGGCTTAA
- a CDS encoding FAD-binding protein, with translation MALTIISLMKQVPLPSEMRMGDDGLMDRTKAKSIINIDCGYALEAGIQMKNDNPDAKLIVCSMGPPSFVVSLKKAISMGYDEAYLLSDRKLGGSDTYATGLAIATMLKHLGFGKGLNEDFIIVAGRQTSDGDTAHVPSQVAENLGIPQATFIEVASLTDGYIVAKRIIEGGYQMMKLPLPCTLSFTPTGIDPRRPSLSGAVKARKSEVKVFNITDINLSDKMIGLSGSPTIVAKVANIVSERAPIKMCEGHGEVELVASLIENIKSGKNTIEVKEKKVKKEKKKPEGFEDVDFRKGASGILTWAEVVNGKISRPSLELLTPARDLAKDLDEGTKVVTLIIGNGIDDLAKELIASGSDEVIVVNDERLEEYRILPFASIFAQVIKDKNPEIALFAATTAGRELAPRIGVKVDGGVTADCTALEIGEHYDRKKKIRYYPILESRRPTYGESKLATILGFVCPQISTARAGTFEVPTLDESREGIVTSFTPKLIEDDFVTEIIQTVRGEGGLQNLFEADIIITGGRGTVSDEMQLVKDLAAALNKQGVNAEWAVSRPVVDEGLAEYARQVGQTGKTVRPKIYIAVGVSGAVQHIAGMKESETIIAINHNAKETIFANSDFGIVGDYEDVLPELIAKVNDGFTFGLEVK, from the coding sequence ATGGCTTTAACAATAATCAGTTTAATGAAACAAGTTCCATTACCATCTGAGATGAGAATGGGCGACGACGGTTTAATGGATAGAACGAAAGCGAAATCTATTATTAATATAGATTGTGGATATGCTTTAGAAGCTGGAATCCAAATGAAAAATGATAACCCAGATGCAAAATTAATTGTATGTTCAATGGGACCACCATCTTTTGTGGTTTCTTTGAAAAAAGCGATTTCAATGGGATATGATGAAGCGTATCTTTTAAGCGATAGAAAACTTGGTGGCTCAGATACTTATGCTACTGGTTTAGCAATTGCTACGATGTTAAAACATTTAGGTTTTGGTAAAGGTCTAAATGAAGATTTTATTATCGTTGCAGGAAGACAAACAAGTGATGGAGATACAGCACATGTTCCATCTCAAGTTGCAGAAAATCTTGGAATTCCTCAAGCTACATTTATTGAAGTTGCTTCTTTAACAGATGGATATATCGTAGCAAAAAGAATTATTGAAGGTGGTTATCAGATGATGAAACTACCTCTTCCTTGTACGCTTTCTTTTACTCCAACAGGGATTGACCCTAGACGCCCATCTTTAAGTGGTGCCGTAAAAGCTAGAAAGTCTGAAGTAAAAGTATTTAATATTACTGATATTAACTTAAGTGATAAAATGATTGGATTAAGTGGTTCACCTACTATTGTTGCAAAAGTTGCAAATATAGTTAGTGAGCGTGCTCCGATTAAGATGTGTGAAGGTCATGGAGAAGTTGAGTTAGTAGCAAGTTTGATTGAAAATATCAAATCTGGTAAAAATACAATAGAAGTAAAAGAGAAAAAAGTAAAAAAAGAAAAGAAAAAACCAGAAGGTTTTGAAGATGTTGACTTTAGAAAAGGTGCTTCTGGCATCTTGACTTGGGCAGAGGTTGTTAATGGAAAAATTTCTAGACCTTCTTTAGAGTTATTAACTCCAGCAAGAGATTTAGCTAAAGATCTTGATGAAGGTACAAAAGTAGTAACTTTAATTATAGGTAATGGCATTGATGATTTAGCTAAAGAGTTAATAGCATCTGGTTCAGATGAAGTAATAGTTGTAAATGATGAAAGATTAGAAGAATATAGAATCTTACCTTTTGCATCTATTTTTGCACAAGTTATTAAAGATAAAAACCCAGAAATTGCACTTTTTGCTGCAACAACAGCAGGTCGTGAACTTGCTCCTAGAATTGGTGTTAAGGTTGATGGTGGAGTTACAGCTGATTGTACTGCACTTGAGATCGGCGAACACTACGATAGAAAGAAAAAAATTAGATATTATCCAATATTAGAGTCAAGAAGACCTACTTATGGTGAGTCTAAGCTTGCAACAATTTTAGGTTTTGTTTGTCCTCAAATTTCTACTGCTAGAGCGGGAACTTTTGAAGTACCAACTTTAGATGAAAGCAGAGAAGGTATAGTTACATCTTTTACTCCAAAACTTATAGAAGATGATTTTGTAACAGAAATTATCCAAACTGTAAGAGGTGAGGGTGGTTTACAAAACTTATTTGAAGCAGATATTATTATTACTGGCGGTAGAGGTACTGTTAGTGATGAGATGCAATTAGTTAAAGATTTAGCTGCGGCATTAAATAAGCAAGGTGTTAATGCAGAATGGGCAGTAAGTCGTCCAGTTGTTGATGAGGGTTTAGCTGAGTATGCTAGACAAGTTGGACAAACTGGAAAAACTGTTAGACCAAAAATCTACATTGCAGTTGGTGTCAGTGGAGCAGTTCAACATATCGCTGGTATGAAAGAATCAGAAACCATTATTGCCATAAATCATAATGCAAAAGAAACAATTTTTGCTAATTCAGATTTCGGTATAGTTGGTGATTATGAAGATGTTTTACCAGAGCTTATAGCTAAGGTTAATGACGGATTTACATTCGGTCTTGAAGTTAAATAA
- a CDS encoding 2-oxoglutarate ferredoxin oxidoreductase subunit beta, with protein MAFNYEKYLRLQKMPTLWCWGCGDGVILKSFVRAIEKLGWDQDDICLVSGIGCSGRFSSYVDFNTVHTTHGRTIAYATGIKLANPTKKVICVAGDGDALAIGGNHTIHGCRRNIDITFIIINNFIYGLTNSQTSPTTPKGMWTVTQKAGNIDPTFDTCKLAIASGASFVARETMIEPKKLEKMFVKAMEHKGFSVAEVLSNCHINLGRKNKMVSAMENLDWIKSISLAKKKFDALTTEEQINLLPLGILHEDKDADEYCDMYAEIQKVHQGERKKITQDDFVKKI; from the coding sequence ATGGCATTTAATTATGAAAAATATTTAAGACTTCAAAAAATGCCAACACTATGGTGTTGGGGTTGTGGAGATGGTGTTATTCTTAAGTCGTTTGTAAGAGCTATTGAGAAACTAGGTTGGGATCAAGATGATATTTGTCTAGTTTCAGGAATTGGTTGTTCTGGAAGATTTTCTTCTTATGTTGATTTTAATACAGTTCATACAACTCATGGTAGAACAATAGCTTATGCAACTGGTATTAAATTAGCCAATCCAACTAAAAAAGTTATTTGTGTTGCTGGTGACGGTGATGCACTTGCTATTGGTGGTAACCATACTATTCATGGTTGTAGAAGAAATATTGATATTACTTTTATTATTATCAATAACTTCATCTATGGTTTAACAAATTCTCAAACTTCGCCTACTACACCTAAGGGTATGTGGACTGTAACTCAAAAAGCTGGTAATATTGATCCAACTTTTGATACATGTAAGCTTGCTATCGCTTCTGGAGCTTCTTTTGTTGCTAGAGAAACTATGATAGAGCCTAAGAAACTTGAAAAAATGTTTGTTAAAGCTATGGAGCATAAAGGTTTTTCAGTTGCGGAAGTACTTTCAAACTGTCATATTAACCTAGGTAGAAAAAATAAAATGGTTTCTGCTATGGAAAATCTTGACTGGATAAAGAGTATTTCTCTTGCTAAAAAGAAATTTGATGCTTTAACTACAGAAGAACAGATTAACTTGCTACCACTTGGTATCTTACATGAAGATAAAGATGCTGATGAGTATTGTGATATGTATGCAGAAATTCAAAAAGTACATCAGGGTGAAAGAAAAAAAATCACTCAAGATGACTTTGTGAAAAAGATATAA
- the sucD gene encoding succinate--CoA ligase subunit alpha produces the protein MSILVNKDTKVIVQGFTGKEGTFHAEQCLAYGTKIVGGVTPNKGGQVHLGKPVFNTVSEAVSTTGATVSMIFVPPAFVGDAVMEAAEAGIELAVIITEGAPVKDMQAAKAHATKHGMMTIGPNCPGIITAEECKIGIMPGMVFKKGSVGLISKSGTLTYEGANQVCNEGYGITTAVGIGGDPIIGLSYNQLLPMFEADPDTKAIVMIGEIGGDLEIQAAKLIKEQITKPVVAFIAGQTAPKGKTMGHAGAIVSGSAGTAKEKMDALEAAGVTVVVSPADIGKAIAEVMSKLD, from the coding sequence ATGTCAATTTTAGTAAATAAAGATACAAAAGTAATCGTTCAAGGTTTTACAGGTAAAGAGGGTACTTTTCATGCTGAGCAATGTTTAGCGTATGGTACTAAAATTGTTGGTGGTGTTACGCCAAACAAAGGTGGTCAAGTACATTTAGGTAAACCAGTTTTCAATACAGTTTCTGAAGCTGTTTCTACAACTGGCGCTACTGTTTCTATGATTTTTGTTCCACCTGCATTTGTTGGAGATGCTGTAATGGAAGCTGCAGAAGCTGGAATAGAACTTGCAGTAATTATTACTGAAGGTGCACCAGTTAAAGATATGCAAGCTGCTAAAGCTCATGCAACTAAGCATGGTATGATGACTATTGGACCAAATTGTCCAGGTATTATCACTGCTGAAGAGTGTAAAATTGGAATTATGCCTGGTATGGTTTTCAAAAAAGGTAGTGTTGGTCTGATTTCTAAATCAGGTACATTAACTTATGAAGGTGCAAATCAAGTTTGTAATGAAGGTTATGGTATTACAACTGCTGTTGGTATTGGGGGAGATCCAATTATTGGTCTTTCATACAACCAACTTTTACCGATGTTTGAAGCAGATCCAGATACTAAAGCAATCGTTATGATTGGTGAAATTGGTGGAGATCTTGAGATTCAAGCTGCTAAGTTAATCAAAGAACAAATTACTAAACCAGTCGTTGCATTTATCGCAGGTCAAACTGCACCAAAAGGTAAAACTATGGGTCATGCTGGAGCAATAGTTTCTGGTTCTGCTGGTACTGCAAAAGAAAAGATGGATGCACTTGAAGCTGCTGGCGTAACAGTTGTAGTTTCTCCTGCTGATATTGGAAAAGCAATCGCAGAGGTTATGTCTAAGCTAGACTAA
- the sucC gene encoding ADP-forming succinate--CoA ligase subunit beta — protein MNIHEYQAKQVFAKYGIPVPKGIMVESVDAAVEAAKELGGPVWVVKAQIHAGGRGLGGGVKLAKSIDEVKELAEEILGMTLVTHQTTAEGKLVQKLYIEDGADIKEELYLSVVLDRKLEMPLIMASTEGGMNIEDVAANTPEKIITVPIDPAIGFQGFHGRQLAFGLGITDKGEQKNIITFAKKLFKLYMENDAEMIEINPLVKTGSGEFIALDGKMGFDNSALGRQPEIEAMRDLTEEDADELEAAKYGLSYVALDGEIGCMVNGAGLAMGTMDTINYMGGTPANFLDVGGKANAETVAKGFEIILKNKNVKAIFVNIFGGIVRCDRIANGIIEATKITDVRVPVVVRLDGTNAPEAAEILKNANIANLIVGNDLGDGAAKAIAAAKGN, from the coding sequence ATGAATATACATGAATATCAAGCGAAGCAAGTTTTTGCTAAGTATGGCATACCTGTACCTAAAGGTATAATGGTAGAAAGCGTTGATGCTGCAGTTGAAGCTGCAAAAGAATTAGGTGGTCCTGTTTGGGTTGTTAAAGCTCAGATTCATGCAGGTGGTCGTGGTCTTGGCGGTGGTGTTAAACTTGCTAAATCAATAGACGAAGTAAAAGAACTTGCTGAAGAAATTTTAGGAATGACTTTGGTTACTCATCAAACGACTGCTGAAGGTAAACTTGTTCAAAAACTTTATATCGAAGATGGTGCAGATATAAAAGAAGAGCTATATCTTTCTGTTGTTCTTGATAGAAAATTAGAAATGCCTTTAATTATGGCTTCTACTGAAGGTGGAATGAATATTGAAGATGTTGCAGCTAATACTCCTGAAAAGATTATAACAGTACCTATTGATCCAGCAATTGGTTTTCAGGGCTTTCATGGTCGTCAATTAGCATTTGGTTTAGGTATCACGGATAAAGGTGAGCAAAAAAATATTATCACTTTTGCAAAAAAATTATTTAAACTATATATGGAAAATGATGCAGAGATGATTGAAATCAATCCTCTTGTTAAGACTGGTTCAGGTGAATTCATAGCACTAGATGGAAAAATGGGCTTTGATAACTCTGCTCTTGGGCGTCAACCTGAAATTGAAGCTATGAGAGATTTAACTGAAGAAGATGCAGACGAGTTAGAAGCTGCTAAATATGGTCTTTCTTATGTAGCACTAGATGGTGAAATCGGTTGTATGGTAAATGGTGCTGGTCTTGCGATGGGTACTATGGATACAATTAACTATATGGGTGGAACTCCAGCTAACTTTTTAGATGTTGGTGGAAAAGCTAATGCTGAAACAGTTGCAAAAGGGTTTGAAATAATTCTTAAAAACAAAAATGTGAAAGCTATTTTTGTTAACATTTTTGGTGGTATTGTTCGTTGTGATCGTATCGCAAATGGTATTATTGAAGCTACTAAAATAACAGATGTTAGAGTTCCTGTTGTTGTTAGACTAGATGGAACAAATGCACCAGAAGCTGCAGAGATTCTTAAAAATGCTAACATTGCAAACTTAATTGTTGGTAATGATTTAGGTGATGGCGCAGCTAAAGCTATTGCAGCTGCAAAAGGAAACTAA
- the fumC gene encoding class II fumarate hydratase, whose translation MNTRIEKDTMGEIQVPIDAYWAAQTQRSIENFAIGEETMPYEITRAFSFLKKSVALVNKDLGKLDGKKADAIAAAADDMLAGKLDANYPLVVWQTGSGTQSNMNNNEVLANRATEILGGDFRTEKLVHPNDDVNKSQSSNDTYPTALHVAAVISVETRVLPAIAKLKATLEEKSAKFESVVKIGRTHLQDATPITLGQEISGWVEMLNKCEKMAKDSLEAVRELALGGTAVGTGLNAHPELGKRVADKLTELTGHDFITAPNKFHALTSHDALVYSHGALKALAADMMKIANDVRWLASGPRCGIGELEIPANEPGSSIMPGKVNPTQAEAVTMVTCQVFGNDVAISMGASQGNFELNVYKPVIALNYLQSCRLLADSITSFNDHCAVGLEPVADKIDFYLHNSLMLVTALNPHIGYDNAAKIAKTAHANNSTLKETAIDLGLLTAEEFDKYVIPENMIAPSA comes from the coding sequence GTGAATACGCGTATTGAAAAAGATACTATGGGTGAAATTCAAGTTCCAATAGACGCTTATTGGGCAGCGCAAACTCAAAGAAGTATAGAAAACTTTGCTATTGGCGAAGAAACTATGCCTTATGAGATTACAAGAGCATTTTCATTTCTAAAAAAATCTGTTGCTTTGGTTAATAAAGACTTAGGTAAATTAGATGGTAAAAAAGCTGATGCTATTGCAGCGGCAGCAGATGATATGTTAGCGGGTAAACTTGATGCTAATTATCCACTAGTTGTGTGGCAAACAGGTTCTGGTACACAATCAAATATGAACAACAATGAAGTTCTTGCTAATCGTGCAACAGAAATACTAGGCGGAGATTTTAGAACTGAGAAACTTGTTCATCCAAATGATGATGTAAATAAATCTCAGTCATCAAATGATACATATCCAACAGCTTTGCATGTAGCAGCAGTTATATCAGTAGAAACTCGTGTTTTACCTGCAATCGCTAAATTAAAAGCAACGCTAGAAGAAAAATCAGCAAAATTTGAATCTGTTGTAAAAATTGGTCGTACTCATCTTCAAGATGCAACTCCAATCACACTAGGTCAAGAAATTTCTGGCTGGGTTGAAATGTTAAATAAATGTGAAAAAATGGCAAAAGATTCTCTTGAAGCAGTTCGCGAACTAGCTTTAGGTGGAACAGCTGTTGGAACAGGTCTTAATGCACATCCAGAACTTGGAAAAAGAGTTGCAGATAAACTTACAGAACTTACGGGACATGATTTTATCACTGCTCCAAATAAGTTTCATGCTTTGACTTCTCATGATGCTCTAGTTTATTCTCATGGTGCGCTAAAAGCTTTAGCTGCTGACATGATGAAAATTGCTAATGATGTTAGATGGTTAGCATCTGGTCCTCGTTGTGGTATTGGTGAATTAGAAATTCCAGCAAATGAGCCAGGAAGTTCAATTATGCCAGGAAAGGTAAATCCTACTCAAGCTGAAGCTGTAACTATGGTTACTTGCCAAGTATTTGGTAATGATGTAGCTATTTCTATGGGTGCTTCTCAAGGTAACTTTGAGCTAAATGTTTATAAGCCTGTAATCGCATTAAATTATTTACAAAGTTGTCGTTTATTAGCGGACAGCATTACTAGTTTTAATGATCATTGTGCAGTTGGTTTAGAACCTGTTGCAGATAAAATAGATTTTTATCTTCACAATTCATTAATGCTTGTTACTGCTTTAAATCCACATATCGGTTATGATAATGCGGCAAAAATTGCAAAAACAGCTCATGCAAATAATTCAACTTTAAAAGAAACAGCGATAGACTTAGGTTTATTAACAGCTGAAGAGTTTGACAAGTATGTTATACCAGAGAATATGATTGCACCAAGTGCTTAA
- a CDS encoding response regulator, which yields MANIDLVQLTGQTKKLTAMIVEDEKVTNELLSSTFKNFFSDVYSCFNGEEALAIYNKVKPDVVFVDIIMSGMDGIELSRKIREINPNQIIIVISASNDIEKISESIEVGVNSFIQKPIDTKKIIELLTSVIAMITKKRKIETKTFSISLPLDLYDLVNDNAKSESISKNAVIIRALRGFYE from the coding sequence ATGGCAAATATAGATTTAGTTCAACTAACGGGACAAACCAAAAAATTAACTGCAATGATAGTTGAAGATGAAAAAGTTACAAACGAACTTTTGAGTTCTACATTTAAGAACTTCTTTTCTGATGTTTATTCATGTTTTAACGGAGAAGAAGCTCTAGCTATATATAATAAAGTGAAACCAGATGTTGTTTTTGTTGATATTATTATGTCTGGAATGGATGGCATAGAGCTTTCGCGTAAAATTAGAGAAATTAATCCAAATCAAATTATTATTGTAATTTCTGCAAGTAATGACATAGAGAAAATTTCTGAATCAATAGAAGTTGGAGTAAACAGTTTTATTCAAAAACCAATAGACACTAAAAAAATTATCGAGCTTTTAACAAGCGTAATAGCTATGATTACTAAAAAGAGAAAAATTGAAACAAAAACTTTTTCTATCTCTCTTCCTCTTGATCTTTATGACTTAGTTAATGACAATGCAAAATCAGAAAGCATCTCTAAAAATGCAGTTATCATTAGAGCACTTAGAGGTTTTTACGAGTAA
- a CDS encoding TetR/AcrR family transcriptional regulator — MTENTTLGRKNGTKQKILKVSTTLFSELGYRGASIRKIAKEVGIRESAIYNHYASKEEIFLDVAKDIFSSPFSSKDLNIQEEALKGKGFVQNFTMQYKLLAFDKSSEKMFRLLMIELFANKELREQFMSEFHAKNIKVLSEAFFIMMQNSIIKSQDPMMISYEFLSTLFYIRLQITLMRFDNDSTTALSTIFEKHVEFFWDSIKI, encoded by the coding sequence ATGACTGAAAATACGACACTTGGTAGAAAAAATGGAACAAAGCAGAAGATATTAAAAGTATCAACTACCCTATTTTCAGAGTTAGGATATAGAGGTGCTAGTATTAGAAAAATCGCTAAAGAAGTTGGTATAAGAGAGAGTGCCATTTATAATCATTACGCTAGCAAAGAGGAAATATTTTTAGATGTAGCAAAAGATATTTTTAGTTCGCCCTTCTCTTCTAAGGACTTAAATATACAAGAAGAAGCACTTAAAGGCAAAGGATTTGTGCAAAACTTTACAATGCAGTATAAGCTACTTGCTTTTGACAAGAGCAGCGAGAAGATGTTTAGACTACTCATGATAGAACTTTTTGCCAACAAAGAGCTTAGAGAGCAGTTTATGAGTGAATTTCATGCTAAGAATATCAAAGTATTGTCAGAGGCTTTCTTTATTATGATGCAGAACTCTATTATTAAATCACAAGACCCCATGATGATTTCTTATGAATTTTTATCAACCCTTTTTTATATCAGGCTGCAAATAACGCTTATGAGGTTTGATAATGATTCCACCACTGCCCTTTCAACCATTTTTGAAAAGCATGTTGAGTTTTTTTGGGACAGTATTAAAATATAA
- a CDS encoding 4Fe-4S dicluster domain-containing protein: MGTFKTVNPGNQPVWVNTSNCKACDICVSVCPSGVLSMRYEVSSTLGAMISIEHPEACIGCSECELSCPDFAIYVADRKELKEAGLSFAKLTDEAKARQEAIKANNYYSIEQGAR; the protein is encoded by the coding sequence ATGGGAACTTTTAAGACTGTAAATCCTGGTAATCAACCAGTATGGGTAAACACTAGCAACTGTAAAGCATGTGACATTTGTGTTTCTGTATGTCCATCAGGCGTACTTTCAATGCGATATGAAGTATCTTCAACACTAGGTGCAATGATTTCTATTGAGCACCCAGAAGCTTGTATTGGCTGTTCTGAGTGTGAATTATCATGTCCAGATTTCGCTATATATGTAGCAGATAGAAAAGAATTAAAAGAAGCTGGTTTAAGCTTTGCAAAACTTACTGACGAAGCTAAAGCTCGTCAAGAAGCTATAAAAGCAAATAACTACTATTCAATAGAGCAGGGAGCAAGATAA